A stretch of Natronococcus sp. CG52 DNA encodes these proteins:
- a CDS encoding DUF7269 family protein yields MSGSKSWRGATGRLAALDPERTAAAVVGLGTVLTVGAVLFGGYVPAIGALLATTLYPLAVLFPVLGLAVVASAVWWLWTATRPDVPSIDRGAPPETGATHAAAPVTRETERMLEIAANGRYSCRETQSGRDARARLREGAVRVIRTRRGLAAETARERVRSGEWTDDPVAAAFLAEDRLHPLPERLRGAVDPGTAYYRRVRRTLDAIERIEEIGGATARRRLEHREVDR; encoded by the coding sequence ATGAGCGGCTCGAAATCGTGGCGCGGGGCGACCGGTCGGCTGGCCGCGCTCGACCCGGAGCGGACCGCAGCCGCGGTCGTCGGTCTCGGCACCGTCCTGACGGTCGGCGCGGTGCTGTTCGGCGGCTACGTGCCGGCGATCGGAGCCCTCCTCGCGACGACGCTGTATCCGCTCGCGGTGCTGTTCCCGGTGCTCGGGCTGGCGGTCGTGGCGAGCGCCGTCTGGTGGCTGTGGACCGCCACTCGACCCGACGTACCGTCGATTGATCGGGGAGCGCCGCCCGAGACGGGCGCGACGCACGCGGCGGCGCCCGTAACTCGCGAAACGGAACGGATGCTCGAGATCGCCGCGAACGGCCGGTACAGCTGCCGGGAGACCCAATCGGGACGGGACGCTCGCGCGCGGCTCCGAGAGGGCGCGGTCCGTGTCATCCGGACGAGACGCGGCCTCGCGGCCGAGACGGCCCGCGAGCGCGTTCGCTCGGGCGAGTGGACGGACGATCCCGTCGCCGCGGCGTTCCTCGCCGAGGACCGGCTACACCCCCTTCCCGAGCGACTCCGCGGCGCGGTTGATCCAGGGACCGCCTACTATCGTCGCGTTCGCCGGACGCTCGATGCCATCGAGCGCATCGAGGAGATCGGCGGAGCGACCGCAAGAAGGCGCCTCGAGCACCGCGAGGTGGACCGATGA
- a CDS encoding AAA family ATPase, whose product MSVPDAATTADAVVDEILSAVVADRTVLEDVTAGVLARGHVLLEDVPGTGKTLTARSFATALGLAFSRIQFTPDLMPADVTGSYVFEEETGEFRFTPGPVFANVVLADEINRAPPKTQSALLEAMEEGQVTVDGETHELPDPFVVIATQNPVEQEGTFELPEAQRDRFMIKTSLGYPDADGTRELIDRRADRDRPEPTVEPAVDREAVLDLQRVPESVAVEGPVRDYIGEICRRTRTDGRVDVGVSPRGVQRLFEVSRARAVLDGRDYVVPDDVKRIAGPALAHRLVLDPEASIQGATRRAVVDSVLDAVDVPAMESPSP is encoded by the coding sequence CCGTCGTCGACGAGATCCTCTCCGCAGTGGTCGCCGATCGGACCGTCCTGGAAGACGTCACCGCCGGAGTGCTCGCCCGCGGACACGTCCTCCTCGAGGACGTGCCCGGAACGGGCAAGACGCTGACCGCGCGGTCGTTCGCCACCGCGCTCGGTCTCGCATTTTCCCGGATCCAGTTCACGCCCGACCTCATGCCGGCCGACGTCACCGGCTCGTACGTCTTCGAGGAGGAGACCGGCGAGTTTCGCTTCACTCCCGGTCCGGTGTTCGCGAACGTCGTGCTGGCCGACGAGATCAACCGCGCGCCGCCGAAGACCCAGTCCGCGCTGCTCGAGGCGATGGAGGAGGGACAGGTCACGGTCGACGGCGAGACCCACGAGCTTCCGGATCCGTTCGTCGTCATCGCGACGCAGAACCCCGTCGAACAGGAGGGGACGTTCGAACTCCCGGAGGCCCAGCGAGATCGGTTCATGATCAAAACCTCGCTCGGCTATCCCGACGCCGACGGCACGCGGGAGCTGATCGACCGTCGGGCCGACCGCGATCGTCCGGAGCCGACCGTCGAACCTGCCGTCGACCGCGAGGCGGTGCTCGACCTCCAGCGGGTGCCCGAGTCCGTCGCCGTCGAGGGGCCGGTGCGAGACTACATCGGCGAGATCTGCCGCAGGACGCGCACGGACGGCCGCGTCGACGTCGGCGTCTCGCCGCGGGGCGTCCAGCGGCTGTTCGAAGTGAGTCGCGCGCGGGCGGTCCTCGACGGCCGCGACTACGTCGTTCCGGACGACGTCAAGCGTATCGCCGGACCCGCGCTCGCCCACCGTCTCGTTCTGGATCCGGAGGCGAGCATCCAGGGGGCGACCCGTCGTGCAGTCGTCGACTCGGTTCTCGACGCCGTCGACGTGCCGGCGATGGAATCTCCCTCACCGTAA
- a CDS encoding DUF58 domain-containing protein, protein MTDRDVRRLDRGEWALVGALALAGLGLATGSRVLVAAATLPLWYVAAAVFGTRPAPSIRVRRQLVVGDAFEPPVTDEAGTAGRESDAIAGDPGDTVTVRTTVENVGPEPLVDLRIVDGVPDALPVSSGSPRRCVTLDPGAETTLEYAVELRRGEHAFEDATVRMRDLTGTIAETGTELVTGDDALRCSSAVERVPLGGGTNDYAGEVPTDEGGGGTEFYAVREYASGDPVRSIDWRRYASTRELATVEYRAERATRIVCVVDARSSQHRAATAQLPAAELSASAAERTLDTLHGAGHPTGVVTLHNRFLRAVSTGTDPETRRRATDLLQAVRKSESADGVRARTLTSDPIATLPRTLPGEAQVYLFSSFVDDEPLELVERLRTLGYAVRVVAPDVADADDVATRLESLDRDTRLARARALGARVVDWPLDRRLGIVLHDAIGEVGGR, encoded by the coding sequence ATGACCGACCGCGACGTCCGTCGCCTCGACCGGGGCGAGTGGGCGCTCGTCGGCGCGCTCGCGCTCGCCGGCCTCGGTCTCGCCACCGGGAGCCGGGTGCTCGTCGCCGCCGCGACGCTCCCGCTATGGTACGTCGCCGCGGCCGTCTTCGGTACTCGGCCGGCACCCTCGATCCGCGTTCGGCGGCAACTCGTCGTCGGCGACGCGTTCGAGCCGCCGGTGACCGACGAGGCCGGGACTGCGGGCCGTGAATCGGACGCTATCGCCGGCGATCCCGGCGACACCGTCACGGTTCGAACGACGGTCGAGAACGTCGGCCCGGAGCCGCTCGTCGACCTGCGGATCGTCGACGGGGTGCCCGACGCGCTCCCGGTCAGTTCCGGTTCGCCTCGACGCTGTGTGACCCTCGATCCGGGCGCGGAGACGACCCTCGAGTACGCGGTCGAACTCAGGCGCGGCGAGCACGCGTTCGAGGACGCGACCGTCCGGATGCGCGACCTCACGGGGACGATTGCAGAGACCGGGACCGAACTCGTGACCGGCGACGACGCGCTCCGCTGCTCGTCGGCCGTCGAACGGGTGCCGCTCGGGGGCGGCACCAACGACTACGCGGGGGAGGTGCCGACCGACGAGGGCGGCGGCGGCACCGAGTTCTACGCCGTCCGCGAGTACGCGTCGGGCGATCCTGTTCGGTCGATCGACTGGCGCCGGTACGCGAGCACGCGGGAGCTGGCGACCGTCGAGTACCGTGCCGAGCGGGCGACGCGGATCGTTTGCGTCGTCGACGCCAGATCCAGTCAGCACCGCGCGGCGACGGCACAGCTTCCCGCAGCGGAGCTGTCGGCCAGTGCCGCCGAACGGACCCTCGATACGCTGCACGGGGCGGGCCACCCGACGGGCGTCGTTACCCTGCACAACCGGTTCCTGAGGGCCGTCTCGACGGGTACCGATCCGGAGACGCGCCGACGGGCGACTGATCTGTTACAGGCAGTGCGGAAGTCGGAATCTGCCGACGGAGTCCGCGCCCGCACGCTGACGAGCGATCCGATCGCGACGCTTCCCCGGACGCTCCCCGGCGAGGCGCAGGTGTACCTGTTCTCCTCGTTCGTGGACGACGAGCCGCTCGAACTGGTCGAACGGCTCCGGACGCTCGGCTACGCCGTCCGCGTCGTGGCTCCCGACGTCGCCGACGCCGACGACGTCGCGACGCGACTCGAGTCGCTCGACCGCGATACTCGACTCGCCCGCGCTCGAGCGCTCGGCGCCCGCGTCGTCGACTGGCCCCTCGATCGACGGCTCGGGATCGTATTACACGACGCTATCGGGGAGGTGGGCGGGCGATGA